In Acaryochloris marina S15, a single genomic region encodes these proteins:
- a CDS encoding bifunctional 2-polyprenyl-6-hydroxyphenol methylase/3-demethylubiquinol 3-O-methyltransferase UbiG gives MTNNVEQVRSYYNEFRDTRMLNYRLYGNPRIDKAVELIGQYTRPDSKILDIGCGIGLVSEKIGTKIKTGHIWACDIADKNIAYAQKTVINENITFLKVDIINEFKKIEEKIQQPVDLVSMVDVIEHLPPNHYESFFANLDRITTGNAVVVLTYPSPEYQRYLHQYNPDELQVIDETIEIGDLIQWAAHGNFKLQYFNYPDLDRKNQYVHCVLAKDLAYDEVPRISLKEKVKRYGLKAKNKLIMPILKYKYIKKPFNQ, from the coding sequence ATGACCAACAACGTAGAACAAGTTAGAAGTTACTACAATGAATTTCGCGATACGCGGATGTTGAACTATCGACTGTATGGTAATCCGCGCATAGATAAAGCCGTAGAACTAATTGGGCAATATACCCGACCCGATAGCAAGATCCTGGATATTGGTTGTGGTATCGGACTGGTATCAGAAAAAATTGGAACCAAGATCAAGACAGGGCATATTTGGGCCTGTGATATTGCAGATAAAAATATTGCCTATGCCCAGAAAACCGTAATAAATGAAAATATCACTTTTTTGAAGGTTGATATTATTAATGAATTCAAAAAAATTGAAGAGAAGATTCAGCAACCCGTCGATTTAGTCTCTATGGTGGATGTGATTGAGCATCTTCCTCCCAACCACTATGAATCGTTTTTCGCCAATTTAGACCGCATTACAACGGGGAACGCTGTCGTTGTTTTAACGTACCCTAGTCCTGAATATCAGAGATATCTACATCAATATAATCCTGATGAGCTGCAAGTCATCGATGAAACGATTGAAATTGGTGATTTAATCCAATGGGCGGCGCATGGAAATTTCAAATTACAGTATTTTAACTACCCGGATTTAGATCGAAAAAACCAGTATGTGCATTGTGTGTTAGCCAAAGACTTAGCTTATGACGAAGTTCCACGCATTAGCTTGAAAGAGAAGGTTAAACGGTATGGGCTTAAAGCAAAAAACAAGCTAATCATGCCAATCCTGAAGTATAAGTACATTAAAAAGCCATTCAATCAATAG
- a CDS encoding class I SAM-dependent methyltransferase: MTTVTDHPIDPINEDDPRLNPSWTSDRYYILIKLRQALEQTIKNHVQPLHQQHHDLTAIDMGCGTMPYRSLFTPTVQQYLGADLASNPMADLAINPDTGSVDLSDNSVDLVISTQVLEHVESPAAYLAEAHRVCKSDGLLLLSTHGYWPYHPIPTDYWRWTGAGLQKLLMDCHWEVVEITGVLGFAAASACLVQDALIPKIRSPFKRVFAVLMQQVIRCLDSSYSPEQRQENSAVYLVVARPLVNSSKST; encoded by the coding sequence ATGACCACTGTAACTGATCATCCTATCGACCCTATCAATGAAGATGATCCTCGTCTTAACCCGTCCTGGACCAGCGATCGCTACTATATCTTAATTAAGCTTCGTCAGGCCCTAGAGCAAACGATTAAGAACCATGTCCAGCCCCTGCACCAACAGCATCATGACTTAACCGCGATAGATATGGGCTGTGGCACGATGCCCTATCGTAGTTTATTCACACCAACGGTTCAGCAATATTTGGGTGCTGACTTAGCGAGTAATCCCATGGCAGACTTAGCCATCAACCCAGATACAGGCAGTGTTGACCTCAGTGACAACAGTGTTGATTTAGTGATTTCGACCCAAGTATTGGAGCATGTCGAATCTCCAGCCGCTTATTTAGCTGAAGCCCATCGAGTCTGCAAATCAGATGGCCTATTACTCTTGTCTACCCATGGCTATTGGCCCTATCACCCTATTCCGACGGATTATTGGCGTTGGACTGGAGCAGGACTCCAAAAACTGTTGATGGACTGCCACTGGGAAGTTGTCGAAATAACGGGAGTGTTGGGATTTGCAGCCGCTTCAGCCTGCCTGGTTCAAGATGCGTTAATCCCCAAGATTAGAAGTCCTTTTAAACGAGTATTTGCTGTATTGATGCAACAAGTCATTCGCTGTTTAGACAGCTCCTATTCACCTGAACAACGTCAAGAAAATTCGGCTGTTTATCTGGTTGTGGCTCGACCACTAGTCAACTCAAGCAAGTCAACATAG
- a CDS encoding lipopolysaccharide biosynthesis protein, whose protein sequence is MRIRKSNHTADAFFSTKHLQGNLKQRAVRGGATTITAQGLKFTLTLVANVVLGRFLTPNDYGLVGMVTAVMGFVTIFKDLGLSMATVQKEDINHEQVSTLFWINVSFSLGVAILAACLSPLIAGFYNEPRLTLITIALAGGIVMGGLGVQHTALLQRQMSYNALAFNDVFAQLSGVSAAFLCVWLGWGYWSLIALSLVTISVNTLGIWIACRWVPGLPRWNTEMRSLMVFGSNITGFSIVNYLSLNLDNVLIGKFWGSQQLGLYAKAYQLLLLPISQINAPITNVAVPVLSRLVDSPSRYRQVYLRILEKLMLLTLPIILFMIAASDWLIQILLGSQWLGASAIFALLGISGLMRPIANSVGWLFITQDRTDDLFRWGLLSSTITIFSFGVGLPWQALGVAISYSSIALCITMPLLFFVVGRHGPVKTKDFYVTMAPLGFSTLCTILALGTLRYLIQPQPFWGCCLAFVVTIMSFFTALVALPKGRNILWDLKQLMSDLKTA, encoded by the coding sequence TTGCGTATTCGAAAGTCTAATCATACTGCAGATGCTTTTTTCAGTACGAAGCATTTGCAAGGAAATTTAAAGCAACGAGCTGTTCGAGGTGGTGCGACCACCATCACTGCTCAGGGGTTGAAATTTACGTTGACCCTTGTGGCCAATGTCGTGTTGGGGCGTTTCTTAACCCCGAATGACTATGGTTTGGTGGGGATGGTGACCGCAGTCATGGGGTTTGTGACGATCTTCAAAGATCTAGGCCTATCTATGGCGACGGTCCAGAAAGAAGATATCAATCATGAGCAGGTCAGTACGCTGTTCTGGATTAATGTGAGTTTTAGTTTAGGGGTTGCTATTCTCGCCGCTTGCCTCTCGCCCTTGATTGCCGGATTTTATAATGAGCCGAGGTTGACCCTAATTACCATTGCTTTAGCGGGTGGCATTGTCATGGGGGGCTTAGGGGTGCAACATACTGCTCTACTTCAGCGGCAGATGTCTTACAACGCCCTAGCCTTCAATGATGTTTTTGCACAGCTATCTGGTGTGAGTGCGGCCTTCTTGTGTGTGTGGCTAGGGTGGGGCTATTGGTCACTCATCGCCCTGTCTCTAGTCACGATTAGCGTGAATACTCTGGGAATTTGGATTGCTTGTCGCTGGGTGCCGGGCTTACCTCGCTGGAATACCGAGATGCGATCGCTAATGGTCTTCGGTAGCAATATCACCGGCTTCAGCATTGTGAACTACTTGTCTCTCAATTTGGACAACGTATTAATTGGTAAGTTCTGGGGCTCGCAACAATTAGGACTCTATGCCAAAGCCTATCAACTCTTGCTCTTGCCAATTAGCCAAATTAACGCCCCGATTACCAACGTGGCCGTCCCTGTGCTCAGCCGCTTAGTGGATAGTCCTAGTCGATATCGACAAGTCTATCTGCGCATCTTAGAAAAACTGATGTTATTGACCTTGCCAATTATCTTATTTATGATCGCCGCATCGGATTGGCTGATCCAGATTTTGTTAGGCTCACAGTGGCTCGGTGCTAGTGCTATCTTCGCATTGCTGGGCATTTCAGGACTCATGCGGCCCATCGCCAATTCTGTAGGCTGGTTATTTATTACTCAAGATCGAACGGATGATTTATTCCGATGGGGACTTTTGAGTTCTACCATTACCATCTTCTCGTTTGGGGTTGGTCTACCCTGGCAGGCCCTGGGTGTGGCCATCTCTTATTCCAGCATCGCCCTATGTATCACGATGCCCTTATTATTCTTTGTGGTCGGGCGACATGGCCCTGTCAAAACGAAAGACTTCTATGTAACCATGGCGCCGCTTGGCTTTTCAACGTTATGCACTATCCTGGCACTAGGGACGCTACGGTATCTTATTCAGCCTCAGCCTTTCTGGGGATGCTGTCTTGCCTTTGTGGTCACTATCATGAGTTTTTTTACTGCCTTAGTAGCTCTACCAAAAGGCAGAAACATCTTATGGGATCTCAAACAATTAATGTCTGATTTAAAAACTGCTTAG